The following are encoded in a window of Artemia franciscana chromosome 5, ASM3288406v1, whole genome shotgun sequence genomic DNA:
- the LOC136027757 gene encoding uncharacterized protein LOC136027757 codes for METTPILKGYNRDVAENYRPISIASAVGKVLESFMNSAVTKHLVFNEMLTSKEHSFRQGKLTETSLLDAYKYVTELVDQRVDVDVVLLDFAQAFDKVHPKRLEIKLHAIGINSAATS; via the coding sequence ATGGAAACTACACCTATTCTCAAAGGTTATAATAGGGATGTGGCTGAGAACTACAGACCTATTAGTATAGCATCAGCTGTGGGTAAAGTATTGGAAAGTTTTATGAATTCAGCTGTAACTAAGCACCTAGTTTTTAATGAGATGCTCACCTCAAAAGAGCATAGCTTTAGACAAGGAAAATTAACTGAAACTAGCCTCTTAGACGCCTACAAATATGTAACTGAACTTGTTGATCAAAGAGTGGATGTAGATGTTGTGCTTCTTGACTTTGCCCAGGCATTTGATAAAGTCCATCCCAAAAGACTGGAAATAAAGCTGCATGCTATTGGTATTAATTCAGCTGCAACCAGCTAG